Below is a genomic region from Mesorhizobium sp..
CATGGTCTCGGCGCCGATCATGGTGAAAGAGCGCGGCATCATCGTCTCGGAGGTCAAGCGCGACAAGTCGGGCGTCTTCGACGGCTACATCAAGCTGACGGTGACGACCGAGAAGCAGACGCGATCGATCGCCGGCACCTGCTTCTCCGACCACAAGCCGCGCTTCATCCAGATCAAGGGCATCAATCTCGACGCCGAAGTGGGGCAGCACATGCTCTACACCACCAATCCGGATGCGCCCGGCATCATTGGCCTGCTCGGCACGATCTGCGGGCAGCACGGCGTCAACATCGCCAACTTCCAGCTCGGCCGCAACAGGCCGGGCGGCGACGCGATCGCGCTGCTCTATCTCGACGCGCCGTTCCCCGAGAGCGTGCTCGCCGAACTGCGGGCCAACCCCAAGATCGCTTCGGCCAAGCCGCTTACTTTCGACGTCGCGGCGGCGTGATAGGGTCAGCACTCCCCGATATCGAGGCGCGGCCGATGCCGCGCCTTTTTTGTCGGAGATGGATGCGCTACACTGAAAACATGAAGCCAACCGACAAGATCGTGATCGATGCCTTCTGGGACAACGAAGCCCGGGTCTGGGTTGCATCTTCTCGCGGCGAACTCGGCCTCGTGACCGAAGCTCGGACGATCGAAGACTTGCAGACGCGTATCGCCGACCTCCTTCCGGACCTGCTCGACGGCCATCCGGGTTCCTACGAGGTCGAGCTGATCAGCCGCTCCTCCCAGGTCATTGCTGCCGAATGATGCAAATCCGAGTGTCGATGGGCAAGCTTGCCAAAGACACGCGAAAACTGCTCTCGACCGCTGGCTGGACCTTCCTGAGGCATGCCAAGGGTGATCATGAGATTTGGACAAACACGGCGACGGGCGCGAAAGTGACCGTCGATGCGAACATGACCTCTCGCCATACGGCGAATGAGATTCTGAAGAAGGCCGGATTACCGAAGGCATTCTGATCATTGGCTTCGTCCGAATACGCTTAGGCCTGGGCTCTGCCCCGGCCTCTCCGGCAGCGATGACCAGCGAAGGCGCGCGTTTCAAGTCTCGCGGTTGGTGAAGTGGGCGTTGCCGAGGCCGGTGCCGATGGTCAGCACTGCCCAATGTTTCACATCGCGCATCCGCGGCAGTTGGCTGAGGCCCTGCACGACCGCATCGTTGTGCATGCGCACCTCGGTCTCGTAACCGAGTATGTCGGGGATTTCCGCTGCGAGCCGTTCCGGCAGGTTGAAGGATTTGCTCTCCCAGGATCCGGGCAGGTTCTGCGCGCCGTCGCTGACATGGCCGTCCGGATCGATCGTCCCCGGACAGCCGACGCCGATGAAGGGGGCGAGATCGAGGTCGGCGTCCTCGGCGTGCTCGATCAGGCGGCGCAGCATCCTGACGAGCCTGGACACCAGCTGGTCGCGGCCGATGTCCGGCTGGTTGGCGTGGCGCCAGAGCTCCATGCGCGACACCTTGATCTTCTTCGGATAGGGCGCGCGCTTGCGCGACATGCGCAGCATGCCGGCGCGGACGTTGGAGCCGCCGATGTCGACCGCGAGCATCGCTTCATGCCCGGCGAGCGCTTCGGGAGGCCACAGGTAGGCCGAGCCGATCAATCCGGCCTCGTCCGGGTCCTTGTCGATCGGGATCAGGTCGACGGAAATGCCGTCCATCTTGAGCAAGGCCGAAGCGCGGCCGATCGCCCATTCGCCGACACGGCTGTCGCGCATGCCGCCGCCGACAGCGATCCGCTGCGTGCCGCGCCAGCCCTTGTCCTTCAGAAACCGCCGCGTCACCAGGGCCAGTTGCTGGGCGAACTCCTCCACCGTGGTGAAGATCAGGCCAACGGTCGCGACGTCGCCCTCGATCGGCATTCGATCCAACTCGCGCCGCTTGATCTTCCGCGTCTTGCGCT
It encodes:
- a CDS encoding DUF1902 domain-containing protein yields the protein MRYTENMKPTDKIVIDAFWDNEARVWVASSRGELGLVTEARTIEDLQTRIADLLPDLLDGHPGSYEVELISRSSQVIAAE
- a CDS encoding type II toxin-antitoxin system HicA family toxin yields the protein MGKLAKDTRKLLSTAGWTFLRHAKGDHEIWTNTATGAKVTVDANMTSRHTANEILKKAGLPKAF
- a CDS encoding ROK family protein, with translation MAGRKKSGAKAPASKVIHGSDDLPTVTVDKVNLKIRDGDGFLGDRANSRAFVDILDDARKQWRKHGGDPLGKRKTRKIKRRELDRMPIEGDVATVGLIFTTVEEFAQQLALVTRRFLKDKGWRGTQRIAVGGGMRDSRVGEWAIGRASALLKMDGISVDLIPIDKDPDEAGLIGSAYLWPPEALAGHEAMLAVDIGGSNVRAGMLRMSRKRAPYPKKIKVSRMELWRHANQPDIGRDQLVSRLVRMLRRLIEHAEDADLDLAPFIGVGCPGTIDPDGHVSDGAQNLPGSWESKSFNLPERLAAEIPDILGYETEVRMHNDAVVQGLSQLPRMRDVKHWAVLTIGTGLGNAHFTNRET